One part of the Sardina pilchardus chromosome 5, fSarPil1.1, whole genome shotgun sequence genome encodes these proteins:
- the mettl27 gene encoding methyltransferase-like protein 27 — protein sequence MEEHKRTFTDVKNVILSAHENSGTRDKVCFYDKWAEQYEEDVALLDYRAPSLATECIASHVQGDRSCAKVLDVACGTGLVSMKLKEKGFQHFSGVDGSEAMLDLSRKTGLYQELWKCLLGLEPLPVQAEAYDVVVIVGALSVGQVPVPVIEELWKATKPGGHICMTTRANPDNLQYKAELELALDSMVREGQLVRVAVSEVEEWEKAVQEQETGYISGAVYLYRKAMALQK from the exons ATGGAAGAGCACAAGAGGACTTTCACAGATGTCAAAAATGTCATTCTTTCTGCACACGAAAACAGTGGCACAAGGGATAAAGTGTGTTTCTACGATAAGTGGGCAGAGCAATATGAAGAG GATGTAGCTCTCCTGGACTACCGCGCTCCAAGTTTAGCCACAGAATGCATTGCGTCTCACGTTCAAGGTGACAGGAGCTGTGCAAAGGTTTTGGATGTGGCCTGTGGAACAGGCTTGGTCAGTATGAAG CTGAAAGAGAAAGGTTTTCAGCATTTCAGTGGAGTGGATGGTAGTGAAGCCATGTTGGATTTGTCCAGGAAGACAGGACTGTATCAGGAGCTGTGGAAGTGTCTGCTTGGGCTAGAACCACTTCCTGTACAAGCTG AGGCATATGACGTTGTTGTAATTGTGGGGGCGCTGAGTGTCGGACAGGTACCTGTGCCGGTCATTGAAGAGCTGTGGAAGGCCACAAAACCAG GGGGACACATCTGCATGACCACAAGGGCCAACCCTGACAACCTGCAGTACAAAGCTGAGCTGGAGCTTGCGCTGGACAGCATGGTCAGGGAGGGCCAGCTGGTCCGAGTTGCCGTCAGTGAGGTAGAGGAATGGGAGAAAGCTGTGCAGGAGCAGGAGACTGGGTATATATCTGGGGCTGTGTATCTGTACAGAAAGGCCATGGCCCTGCAGAAGTAA
- the cldn30 gene encoding claudin-4, giving the protein MATLGMQMLASSLALLGWAGALLTCILPMWRVTAYVGTTIVTSQVIWEGIWMTCVAQSTGQVMCKPYESTLALGTDLQAARALTVFALLVASGGLLLAFVGGKCTRFLDGQDKSKNRVLLAAGVTLIIAGVLCIIPVSWTAGAVVRKFYNPQVSDSQRRELGAAVYIGWGSSILFFLAGGMFCSSACSQKPSEDNTPSVKYVLVRSSANGSSRRTPGPSVRTLPEGSQWGKQPITMAKLPSSQAPSAGTNYSKAPSTKSQLPRPMSPQSEVSEGPSTKSQLQRADSNKSVESLTKSQLNDTAPFTDEPPMTPTKTYI; this is encoded by the coding sequence ATGGCCACCCTGGGCATGCAGATGCTGGCGAGCTCGCTGGCGTTGCTGGGCTGGGCGGGCGCGCTGCTCACATGCATTCTGCCCATGTGGCGGGTGACGGCCTACGTGGGCACCACCATCGTCACCTCGCAGGTCATCTGGGAGGGCATCTGGATGACGTGCGTGGCGCAGAGCACCGGGCAGGTCATGTGCAAGCCGTACGAGTCCACGCTGGCGCTGGGCACCGACCTGCAGGCCGCCCGGGCGCTCACGGTCTTCGCCCTGCTCGTGGCCAGCGGAGGACTCCTGCTGGCCTTCGTCGGGGGCAAGTGCACCCGCTTCCTGGACGGCCAGGACAAGAGCAAGAACCGGGTGCTGCTCGCTGCCGGAGTTACACTGATCATCGCCGGGGTCCTGTGCATCATCCCGGTGTCGTGGACCGCCGGGGCGGTGGTGCGGAAGTTCTATAACCCCCAGGTGTCGGACTCTCAGCGCCGAGAACTCGGGGCGGCAGTGTACATCGGGTGGGGGTCTTCCATCCTCTTCTTCCTGGCGGGGGGGATGTTCTGCAGCTCGGCCTGCTCCCAGAAGCCCTCCGAGGACAACACGCCCTCCGTGAAGTACGTCCTCGTGCGCTCATCCGCTAACGGCAGCTCCAGACGCACCCCGGGCCCGTCCGTTCGCACCCTCCCAGAGGGCAGCCAGTGGGGCAAGCAGCCCATCACCATGGCGAAGCTCCCCAGCAGCCAAGCACCGTCTGCGGGGACCAACTACAGCAAAGCACCCTCCACCAAGTCCCAGCTCCCCAGGCCTATGTCACCCCAGTCCGAGGTGAGTGAGGGGCCCTCTACCAAGTCCCAGCTGCAGAGGGCTGACTCCAATAAGAGTGTGGAGTCTCTGACCAAGTCTCAGCTCAATGACACAGCTCCATTCACAGATGAGCCTCCAATGACTCCTACAAAGACTTACATCTGA
- the LOC134080719 gene encoding claudin-like protein ZF-A89 — protein sequence MGRQLLAFCLALVGFMGTILICALPMWKVTAFVGANIVTAQVFWEGLWMNCVIQSTGHLQCKAYDSVLALPQDLQASRALVCVSIAVALVAITLSVLGARCTNFYRDERVTKDQLGLSAGIVFMVAGALCIIPVSWSAYSIITGFYNPQATQERRGELGASMYVGWVSGVLLLLGGGMICSTYSHRCC from the coding sequence ATGGGCCGGCAGCTGCTGGCCTTCTGCCTGGCGCTCGTCGGGTTCATGGGCACCATCCTGATCTGCGCGCTGCCCATGTGGAAGGTGACGGCCTTCGTGGGCGCCAACATCGTCACGGCGCAGGTGTTCTGGGAAGGCCTGTGGATGAACTGCGTGATCCAGAGCACGGGCCACCTGCAGTGCAAGGCCTACGACTCGGTGCTGGCGCTGCCCCAGGACCTGCAGGCCTCGCGCGCCCTCGTCTGCGTCTCCATCGCCGTGGCGCTGGTGGCCATCACGCTGAGCGTGCTCGGGGCGCGCTGCACCAACTTCTACAGGGACGAGAGGGTCACCAAGGACCAGCTGGGCCTCTCGGCGGGGATCGTGTTCATGGTGGCCGGCGCGCTGTGCATCATCCCCGTCAGCTGGTCAGCGTACAGCATCATCACGGGCTTCTACAACCCCCAGGCCACGCAGGAGAGGCGAGGGGAGCTGGGGGCCTCCATGTACGTGGGCTGGGTGTCcggcgtcctcctcctcctgggggGAGGCATGATCTGCAGCACCTACTCGCACCGATGCTGCTGA
- the nf2b gene encoding NF2, moesin-ezrin-radixin like (MERLIN) tumor suppressor b produces MSILGLKKKQPKTFKVKVVTMDAEMEFSCEVKWKGKDLFDLVCRTIGLRETWFFGLRYKVKDTNAWLKTEKRVLDQEVPKDSPITFHFLAKFFPEKVEEELVQEITQHLFFLQVKKQILDEEIFCSPEASVLLASYAVQAKYGDYDPNFHKPGFLAQDELLPKRVLMQYQMTPDMWEEKITAWYAEHRGIARDEAEMEYLKIAQDLEMYGVSYFSITQNKRDTELQLGVDAQGLHIYSPNSKLTPNKSFPWSGIRNISYSEKEFTIKPLDKKKDVFKFYSSQLRVNKLILQLCIGNHDLFMRRRKVDSIEVQQMKALAKEEKARKKMERQVLAREKQMREEAERAKEEMERRLFQLQDEARMANEALLRSEETADLLAEKAQIAEEEAKLLAHKAAEAEQERQRLEVTALKTKEEKRLMEQKMREAETLAVKLVEQSERRLKEADHLKQDLNEAKDAERRAKQKLLDITKTTYPVVASYPAPPAAPEYPEASMETASHRMDFKDSDMKRLSMEIERERLEYMEKSKHLQDQLKELKSEIESLKLEEQQQQAGVFGMCPPQARIYSEPVYLPHSNRNSAYLTQMAYFEEV; encoded by the exons ATGTCTATCCTTGGCCTAAAGAAGAAACAGCCAAAGACTTTTAAAGTCAAAGTTGTCACTATGGATGCAGAAATGGAATTCAGTTGTGAG gtAAAGTGGAAAGGAAAAGACTTGTTTGACCTTGTTTGCCGGACTATCGGACTTCGGGAAACCTGGTTCTTTGGTCTGAGATACAAGGTGAAAGATACCAACGCCTGGCTGAAGACAGAGAAACGG GTCTTGGATCAAGAAGTCCCCAAGGACTCCCCAATAACATTTCATTTCTTAGCAAAATTTTTCCCTGAGaaagtggaggaggagctggtccAGGAGATTACGCAACATCTCTTCTTCTTACAG GTTAAAAAGCAGATATTGGATGAAGAGATATTTTGTTCACCTGAAGCGTCTGTACTTTTGGCATCATATGCTGTTCAAGCAAAG TATGGTGACTATGACCCAAACTTCCACAAACCTGGCTTTTTGGCCCAAGATGAACTCCTGCCTAAAAGA GTTTTGATGCAGTACCAGATGACCCCGGACATGTGGGAGGAGAAGATCACCGCCTGGTATGCAGAGCACAGGGGCATCGCCAG ggATGAGGCGGAGATGGAGTACCTGAAGATAGCACAGGACCTTGAGATGTACGGGGTCAGCTACTTCTCCATCACA CAAAACAAGCGTGACACGGAGCTGCAGCTGGGTGTGGACGCCCAGGGCCTGCACATCTACAGCCCCAACAGCAAGCTCACCCCCAACAAGTCCTTCCCCTGGAGCGGAATCCGCAACATCTCATACAGcgagaaagag TTCACGATAAAGCCCCTTGACAAGAAGAAGGATGTTTTCAAGTTCTACTCTTCTCAGCTACGTGTTAACAAACTG ATCCTGCAGCTCTGCATTGGGAACCACGACCTGTTCATGAGGAGAAGAAAAGTGGACTCGATAGAGGTCCAGCAGATGAAGGCTCTGGCCAAGGAAGAGAAAGCCAGGAAAAAG ATGGAGAGGCAGGTGCTGGCGCGGGAGAAGCAGATGAGGGAGGAGGCGGAGAGAGCCAAAGAGGAGATGGAGCGACGCCTCTTCCAGCTGCAGGACGAGGCCCGCATGGCCAACGAGGCCCTg CTGCGCTCGGAGGAGACGGCGGACCTGCTGGCGGAGAAGGCCCAGAtagcggaggaggaggccaagCTGCTGGCCCACAAGGCCGCCGAGGCCGAGCAGGAGCGCCAGCGGCTGGAGGTGACGGCGCTCAAGACCAAGGAGGAGAAGCGCCTGATGGAGCAGAAGATGCGCGAGGCCGAGACGCTTGCAGTCAAGCTTGTGGAGCAGTCCGAGAGGAG GTTAAAGGAGGCTGACCACCTAAAGCAAGACCTGAATGAGGCCAAGGATGCAGAGCGCAGGGCCAAGCAAAAGCTGCTGGACATCACCAAAACCACATACCCG gtggtGGCTTCTTATCCTGCACCTCCTGCTGCCCCTGAATATCCTGAAGCGTCCATGGAAACGGCCTCACACAGAATGGACTTTAAGGACTCAGACATGAAAAGACTGTCTATGGAGATCGAGAGAGAACG GCTGGAGTACATGGAAAAGAGCAAGCACTTGCAGGATCAGTTGAAGGAACTGAAGTCTGAGATCGAGTCCCTGaagctggaggagcagcagcagcaagccgGCGTGTTTGGCATGTGTCCCCCCCAAGCCCGCATCTACTCCGAGCCCGTCTACTTACCTCACAGCAAC
- the LOC134080717 gene encoding claudin-4-like, which produces MVSAGIQMLGAALGIFGWIGAIVVCALPMWKVTAFIGSNIVTSQTSWEGIWMNCVVQSTGQMQCKVYDSMLALPQDLQAARALCIVSIIVGIFGILLSVAGGKCTNCVEDERAKAKVGIAAGVVFIIAGILTLVPVCWSAHTIIQDFYNPLVNQTQQETNVTMASQGLQILGVMLAMIGWLGSIITCALPMWRVTAFVGANIVTAQVIWEGLWMTCVVQSTGQMQCKVYDSMLALSSDLQAARAMLIISIIVGIFGVLMAVVGGKCTNCLEDESAKAKACIVAGVVFIMAAVLVLVPVSWSAHTLIRDFYNPLVMAAQRRELGAALYIGWGTAGLLLLGGGLLCWNCPPRDRQAYGGAQYAPARSKASGDYV; this is translated from the exons ATGGTGTCTGCCGGGATTCAGATGCTGGGTGCCGCGTTGGGCATCTTCGGCTGGATCGGCGCCATCGTGGTGTGCGCCCTGCCCATGTGGAAAGTCACCGCGTTCATCGGCAGCAACATTGTCACGTCGCAGACCAGTTGGGAGGGCATCTGGATGAACTGCGTGGTGCAGAGCACGGGCCAGATGCAGTGCAAGGTGTACGACTCCATGCTGGCGCTGCCCCAGGACCTGCAGGCGGCGCGTGCCCTCTGCATCGTCTCCATCATCGTGGGCATCTTCGGCATCCTGCTGTCGGTGGCCGGCGGCAAGTGCACCAACTGCGTGGAGGACGAGCGGGCCAAGGCCAAGGTGGGCATCGCCGCCGGCGTGGTCTTCATCATCGCCGGGATCCTGACCCTGGTGCCTGTGTGCTGGTCGGCCCACACCATCATCCAGGACTTCTACAACCCGCTGGTGAACCAG ACCCAGCAGGAAACCAACGTTACCATGGCGTCACAGGGGCTCCAGATCCTAGGCGTGATGCTGGCCATGATCGGCTGGCTGGGCAGCATCATCACCTGCGCGCTGCCCATGTGGCGCGTGACGGCCTTCGTGGGGGCCAACATCGTGACGGCGCAGGTCATCTGGGAGGGCCTGTGGATGACCTGCGTGGTGCAGAGCACCGGCCAGATGCAGTGCAAGGTCTACGACTCCATGCTGGCGCTGAGCTCGGACCTGCAGGCGGCGCGCGCCATGCTCATCATCTCCATCATCGTGGGCATCTTCGGCGTGCTCATGGCCGTGGTGGGCGGCAAGTGCACCAACTGCCTGGAGGACGAGAGCGCCAAGGCCAAGGCCTGCATCGTGGCCGGGGTGGTGTTCATCATGGCCGccgtgctggtgctggtgccggtGTCCTGGTCGGCCCACACGCTCATCCGGGACTTCTACAACCCGTTGGTGATGGCGGCGCAGCGGAGAGAGCTGGGCGCCGCGCTCTACATCGGCTGGGGCACCgcggggctgctgctgctcggaGGGGggctgctctgctggaactgccCACCCAGAGACCGCCAGGCCTACGGAGGGGCGCAGTACGCCCCCGCCCGCTCCAAAGCCTCTGGGGACTACGTGTGA
- the LOC134080716 gene encoding claudin-3-like has product MSMGLEIGGILLGVIGWIITIVCCALPMWRVSAFVGANIVTAQTIWEGLWMNCVVQSTGQMQCKVYDSMLALSSDLQAARAMLIISIILGVLGLLISIMGAKCTNCIEEEAAKAKTMIVSGILFIIAGVLVIIPVSWSADRTIKDFYNPLVPASTRRELGAALYIGWAAAALLLFGGMMLCCTCPPRERKYKAPKMAYSNPNPAPSTAGYDRKDYV; this is encoded by the coding sequence ATGTCGATGGGATTGGAGATCGGAGGCATTCTTCTGGGTGTCATCGGGTGGATCATCACTATTGTGTGCTGCGCCCTGCCCATGTGGAGGGTTTCCGCGTTTGTGGGGGCCAACATCGTGACGGCGCAGACCATCTGGGAGGGCCTGTGGATGAACTGCGTGGTGCAGAGCACCGGCCAGATGCAGTGCAAGGTGTACGACTCCATGCTGGCGCTGAGCTCGGACCTGCAGGCGGCGCGCGCCATGCTCATCATCTCCATCATCCTCGGCGTCCTCGGACTGCTCATCTCCATCATGGGCGCCAAGTGCACCAACTGCATCGAGGAGGAGGCCGCAAAGGCCAAGACCATGATCGTCTCTGGCATCTTGTTCATCATCGCTGGCGTCCTGGTGATCATCCCCGTGTCGTGGTCGGCCGACCGCACCATCAAGGACTTCTACAACCCTCTGGTGCCCGCTAGCACACGCCGAGAGCTGGGCGCTGCCCTTTACATTGGCTGGGCGGCTGCGGCACTTCTACTTTTTGGCGGCATGATGCTGTGCTGCACCTGCCCTCCACGAGAGAGGAAGTACAAGGCTCCGAAGATGGCCTACTCCAACCCCAACCCAGCCCCAAGCACAGCTGGGTACGACAGGAAGGATTATGTCTGA